In the Limanda limanda chromosome 10, fLimLim1.1, whole genome shotgun sequence genome, one interval contains:
- the LOC133011549 gene encoding toll-like receptor 1 isoform X2, translating into MRPTTEALWTALMLAGLQQLTSSPDSSVDRSSQNLFSVPRDLPTGVEILDLSQNHIRQIHNGDFKNTTLLRRLNVSCNSLEGIDPGTFLDTPLLEDLDLSHNRLRNLSGQQYLLHTGNLLLLNLTWNSFVTMTLGGSFSSLAKLERLALAAENISVGDFKSIAGRKLQTLTLCLGDVLGYEAGSLKDVHAERLQIASTSSKIVDHGLFSDALSFFDEVELTNLTGGFAELSLQLIQREAVYNFFINMPVESFSVTETPIIHMTCPKSQSPMLQLDFSYCALSDTIFSMVEKQETLECQTLSNVRKLILVSNNLKSLQLLSQRMQHMKSLQHLDLSLNSLYYEGVDECLWPPNITNMTLSSNRLTDSVFNCLPKGTETLDLQNNQVSVVSSSIFKLESLTSLNLIANRLRDLPVCDGFPKLNELLLRSNSLHAPSVNRLETCPELKILDVSYNPFTCTCALRSFIQLGIESERKNSHPGIEVLSWPGEYYCTYPEGARDTILKDIRIPEITCNVGILAATILCPAVIVILVVMTLCHRLDIPWYIGMIWQWTRAKHRARTRQAQPEDLIGVEFHAFVSYSQHDTDWVHDSLLPNLEGPAGGLRICLHEKHFVPGKTVVENIIGCVEKSRRSLFVLSAHFVKSDWCHYELYFASHQRLSRGSDGIVLVLLEPLPQYTIPSKYYQLKAMMGRHTYLEWPQDRAKHRLFWVNLRAALQADLPDAPVTEIEE; encoded by the exons ATGAGGCCGACGACTGAGGCCCTCTGGACGGCCCTCATGTTGGCGGGACTCCAGCAGCTCACATCATCACCTGACAGCAGCGTGGACCGCTCGTCCCAGAACCTCTTCTCTGTCCCCAGAGACCTGCCAACAGGGGTTGAGATCTTAGATCTGTCACAAAACCACATACGGCAAATTCACAATGGagactttaaaaacaccactCTCCTGAGGCGCCTGAATGTGTCGTGCAACAGTTTGGAGGGGATAGATCCAGGGACGTTCCTCGACACTCCACTCCTGGAGGATCTGGACCTGTCCCACAACAGGCTGAGGAACCTGTCGGGTCAGCAGTACCTGCTGCACACAGGAAATCTACTGTTGTTGAATCTGACCTGGAACTCGTTCGTCACAATGACCCTGGGGGGTTCTTTCAGTTCCCTGGCAAAACTGGAGAGATTGGCACTTGCAGCAGAAAACATCAGTGTGGGTGATTTCAAGAGCATCGCTGGAAGGAAACTGCAAACGTTGACACTTTGTCTGGGGGATGTGTTGGGTTATGAGGCAGGCAGCCTGAAGGACGTTCACGCTGAAAGGCTTCAGATAGCCTCCACCAGTAGTAAGATTGTGGACCATGGCCTGTTTTCTGATGCTCTGTCATTCTTTGACGAAGTGGAGTTGACGAATTTGACCGGTGGCTTCGCAGAACTTTCTTTGCAGCTTATCCAGAGG GAGGCCGTATACAACTTCTTCATCAATATGCCTGTGGAGAGTTTCTCAGTCACAGAGACTCCAATCATACACATGACCTGCCCAAAGTCACAGAGTCCAATGCTCCAGCTGGATTTCTCCTACTGTGCTTTATCGGACACCATCTTCTCCATggtggagaaacaggaaactCTTGAGTGTCAGACTCTCAGTAACGTGAGAAAACTGATTCTGGTCAGCAACAATCTCAAGAGTCTCCAGCTGCTGAGCCAACGCATGCAACACATGAAATCACTGCAGCATCTTGACCTCAGCCTCAACTCCCTCTATTACGAGGGTGTAGATGAGTGCTTGTGGCCACCAAACATCACCAACATGACTCTGTCCTCCAACCGTCTCACCGACTCTGTTTTTAACTGTCTACCAAAAGGAACAGAGACGTTGGACCTCCAGAACAACCAGGTTTCTGTGGtgtcatcatccatctttaaattgGAAAGCCTGACATCTCTGAATCTGATCGCCAACCGGCTGCGGGACCTGCCTGTGTGCGACGGTTTCCCTAAACTGAACGAGCTTCTGCTGAGATCAAATTCCCTCCACGCCCCATCTGTGAACAGGCTGGAGACCTGCCCCGAGCTGAAAATCCTGGACGTCAGCTACAACCCCTTCACCTGCACCTGCGCTCTGAGGAGTTTCATACAACTTGGCATCGAATCTGAAAGGAAGAACAGTCACCCAGGAATTGAAGTATTGAGCTGGCCAGGGGAGTATTACTGCACCTACCCAGAGGGCGCGCGAGACACCATCTTGAAAGACATCCGGATTCCAGAGATCACCTGCAATGTTGGCATCCTGGCCGCCACCATCTTGTGCCCAGCAGTGATAGTGATTTTGGTAGTTATGACCCTGTGCCACCGTTTAGACATTCCCTGGTACATAGGGATGATCTGGCAGTGGACCAGAGCCAAACATCGTGCCAGAACAAGACAAGCCCAGCCTGAGGACCTGATCGGTGTCGAGTTTCATGCTTTTGTGTCTTACAGCCAGCACGACACCGACTGGGTGCACGACTCCCTCCTTCCCAACCTTGAAGGTCCTGCAGGAGGCCTTCGAATCTGCCTTCATGAGAAACACTTTGTGCCGGGAAAGACAGTTGTAGAGAACATCATCGGCTGCGTTGAGAAAAGCAGGCGCTCCCTGTTTGTGCTCTCGGCTCACTTTGTCAAGAGCGACTGGTGCCACTACGAGCTGTACTTCGCCAGCCACCAGCGCCTTTCCCGTGGATCCGACGGCATCGTGCTGGTTCTGCTAGAGCCTCTGCCTCAATACACgatcccatccaagtactatcAGCTGAAGGCCATGATGGGCCGGCACACCTACTTGGAGTGGCCACAGGACAGGGCCAAGCACAGGCTGTTCTGGGTGAACCTCAGAGCTGCTCTACAGGCAGACCTGCCAGACGCACCGGTCACAGAGATAGAGGAGTGA
- the LOC133011549 gene encoding toll-like receptor 1 isoform X1: MRPTTEALWTALMLAGLQQLTSSPDSSVDRSSQNLFSVPRDLPTGVEILDLSQNHIRQIHNGDFKNTTLLRRLNVSCNSLEGIDPGTFLDTPLLEDLDLSHNRLRNLSGQQYLLHTGNLLLLNLTWNSFVTMTLGGSFSSLAKLERLALAAENISVGDFKSIAGRKLQTLTLCLGDVLGYEAGSLKDVHAERLQIASTSSKIVDHGLFSDALSFFDEVELTNLTGGFAELSLQLIQRVKIRTSHLYLTNISIKWYDFTILVNVILQTSITHLDSSDVSLYQLPYVDTKVTQESRMKSFSSRRIVVTEFFFSQEAVYNFFINMPVESFSVTETPIIHMTCPKSQSPMLQLDFSYCALSDTIFSMVEKQETLECQTLSNVRKLILVSNNLKSLQLLSQRMQHMKSLQHLDLSLNSLYYEGVDECLWPPNITNMTLSSNRLTDSVFNCLPKGTETLDLQNNQVSVVSSSIFKLESLTSLNLIANRLRDLPVCDGFPKLNELLLRSNSLHAPSVNRLETCPELKILDVSYNPFTCTCALRSFIQLGIESERKNSHPGIEVLSWPGEYYCTYPEGARDTILKDIRIPEITCNVGILAATILCPAVIVILVVMTLCHRLDIPWYIGMIWQWTRAKHRARTRQAQPEDLIGVEFHAFVSYSQHDTDWVHDSLLPNLEGPAGGLRICLHEKHFVPGKTVVENIIGCVEKSRRSLFVLSAHFVKSDWCHYELYFASHQRLSRGSDGIVLVLLEPLPQYTIPSKYYQLKAMMGRHTYLEWPQDRAKHRLFWVNLRAALQADLPDAPVTEIEE; this comes from the coding sequence ATGAGGCCGACGACTGAGGCCCTCTGGACGGCCCTCATGTTGGCGGGACTCCAGCAGCTCACATCATCACCTGACAGCAGCGTGGACCGCTCGTCCCAGAACCTCTTCTCTGTCCCCAGAGACCTGCCAACAGGGGTTGAGATCTTAGATCTGTCACAAAACCACATACGGCAAATTCACAATGGagactttaaaaacaccactCTCCTGAGGCGCCTGAATGTGTCGTGCAACAGTTTGGAGGGGATAGATCCAGGGACGTTCCTCGACACTCCACTCCTGGAGGATCTGGACCTGTCCCACAACAGGCTGAGGAACCTGTCGGGTCAGCAGTACCTGCTGCACACAGGAAATCTACTGTTGTTGAATCTGACCTGGAACTCGTTCGTCACAATGACCCTGGGGGGTTCTTTCAGTTCCCTGGCAAAACTGGAGAGATTGGCACTTGCAGCAGAAAACATCAGTGTGGGTGATTTCAAGAGCATCGCTGGAAGGAAACTGCAAACGTTGACACTTTGTCTGGGGGATGTGTTGGGTTATGAGGCAGGCAGCCTGAAGGACGTTCACGCTGAAAGGCTTCAGATAGCCTCCACCAGTAGTAAGATTGTGGACCATGGCCTGTTTTCTGATGCTCTGTCATTCTTTGACGAAGTGGAGTTGACGAATTTGACCGGTGGCTTCGCAGAACTTTCTTTGCAGCTTATCCAGAGGGTAAAAATCCGCACTTCTCATCTTTATCTCACCAACATATCAATCAAATGGTACGACTTCACTATCCTTGTCAATGTGATTCTGCAAACATCTATCACCCATTTGGACAGCTCTGATGTGAGCCTGTATCAGTTGCCTTATGTAGACACTAAGGTGACCCAGGAGTCTAGAATGAAATCCTTTTCGAGTAGAAGGATTGTGGTGACAGAGTTCTTTTTCTCACAGGAGGCCGTATACAACTTCTTCATCAATATGCCTGTGGAGAGTTTCTCAGTCACAGAGACTCCAATCATACACATGACCTGCCCAAAGTCACAGAGTCCAATGCTCCAGCTGGATTTCTCCTACTGTGCTTTATCGGACACCATCTTCTCCATggtggagaaacaggaaactCTTGAGTGTCAGACTCTCAGTAACGTGAGAAAACTGATTCTGGTCAGCAACAATCTCAAGAGTCTCCAGCTGCTGAGCCAACGCATGCAACACATGAAATCACTGCAGCATCTTGACCTCAGCCTCAACTCCCTCTATTACGAGGGTGTAGATGAGTGCTTGTGGCCACCAAACATCACCAACATGACTCTGTCCTCCAACCGTCTCACCGACTCTGTTTTTAACTGTCTACCAAAAGGAACAGAGACGTTGGACCTCCAGAACAACCAGGTTTCTGTGGtgtcatcatccatctttaaattgGAAAGCCTGACATCTCTGAATCTGATCGCCAACCGGCTGCGGGACCTGCCTGTGTGCGACGGTTTCCCTAAACTGAACGAGCTTCTGCTGAGATCAAATTCCCTCCACGCCCCATCTGTGAACAGGCTGGAGACCTGCCCCGAGCTGAAAATCCTGGACGTCAGCTACAACCCCTTCACCTGCACCTGCGCTCTGAGGAGTTTCATACAACTTGGCATCGAATCTGAAAGGAAGAACAGTCACCCAGGAATTGAAGTATTGAGCTGGCCAGGGGAGTATTACTGCACCTACCCAGAGGGCGCGCGAGACACCATCTTGAAAGACATCCGGATTCCAGAGATCACCTGCAATGTTGGCATCCTGGCCGCCACCATCTTGTGCCCAGCAGTGATAGTGATTTTGGTAGTTATGACCCTGTGCCACCGTTTAGACATTCCCTGGTACATAGGGATGATCTGGCAGTGGACCAGAGCCAAACATCGTGCCAGAACAAGACAAGCCCAGCCTGAGGACCTGATCGGTGTCGAGTTTCATGCTTTTGTGTCTTACAGCCAGCACGACACCGACTGGGTGCACGACTCCCTCCTTCCCAACCTTGAAGGTCCTGCAGGAGGCCTTCGAATCTGCCTTCATGAGAAACACTTTGTGCCGGGAAAGACAGTTGTAGAGAACATCATCGGCTGCGTTGAGAAAAGCAGGCGCTCCCTGTTTGTGCTCTCGGCTCACTTTGTCAAGAGCGACTGGTGCCACTACGAGCTGTACTTCGCCAGCCACCAGCGCCTTTCCCGTGGATCCGACGGCATCGTGCTGGTTCTGCTAGAGCCTCTGCCTCAATACACgatcccatccaagtactatcAGCTGAAGGCCATGATGGGCCGGCACACCTACTTGGAGTGGCCACAGGACAGGGCCAAGCACAGGCTGTTCTGGGTGAACCTCAGAGCTGCTCTACAGGCAGACCTGCCAGACGCACCGGTCACAGAGATAGAGGAGTGA
- the ints10 gene encoding integrator complex subunit 10 isoform X1 — translation MSAQKDCEFLVRRAREVLSDDPCAAKAWLITARTLYPADFNIQYEMYSIERNAERTASAGRLLYDMFINFPDQPTVWREISVITAALRGDSQDKHAQFLRGLFETLPGRVQCEMLLKATEQCFNTLEKAEMLLLLLKRFPESVVQHGVNLGETLLEAEVSENVETPVNCFRKLFVCDVLPLVINNMDMRLPASLMQKYMLKAAEFYIGYVTRGPSADVQIQGKGSQEAGSLKSPSMSRGSQRYVIDGLSEKSSVVAEPWERLLDILAVVGARCEWQGDKGQRTYVDMLLRVKELCRYLPSLEGETRSRCCSQVVICAALVLFRSAFLYVSSVQPALFQAVNALSSGPWILVEDLSSVYNDLELERGAVKHAHKKRKLADGREKTMSSDDEDGLGKGRGRHIIVTKAEMPSWSETLESFRTARESWDLLHSHDGLETEFKKICASWKTDSWLWFRIFLTDMIIYQGQYRKALSSLHQMAAVLQPQPGQQSPSGQVSLEQHRALIQQASCHYALGEYRLACEKLLDVVSGLSPPNQEPSKTPEDQGRLKAKMRKGNDLRLLPCTSKAVLPFGLQLMLACFKLRAFNDNRDDLSLGHVVVLLQQDWPHGEMLFLKAMDKICQQGGLQYENFFNYVTNIDMLEEFAYLRTPEGGRIQLELLPNQGMLIKHHTVTRGITKGVKEDFRLAMERQVSRCGENLLSVLHRFCINEKIMIIQSLP, via the exons ATGTCAGCGCAAAAAGACTGCGAGTTCCTGGTGAGAAGAGCCCGGGAGGTGCTGTCTGACGATCCGTGTGCGGCCAAAGCCTGGCTCATCACAGCCAGGACCCTGTACCCTGCAGACTTCAACATCCAG taTGAAATGTACAGCATTGAACGCAACGCAGAGAGGACCGCCTCTGCAGGGAGACTCCTGTATGACAT GTTCATCAACTTTCCCGATCAACCCACTGTGTGGCGGGAGATCAGTGTCATCACAGCTGCCCTACGCGGGGACTCTCAGGACAAGCATGCACAGTTTCTCCGAG GACTTTTTGAGACACTTCCCGGCCGTGTGCAGTGTGAAATGCTCCTGAAAGCCACCGAGCAGTGTTTCAACACGTTGGAGAAGGCCGaaatgctgctgcttcttctgaaACGCTTTCCTGAGTCTGTGGTCCAACACGGG GTCAATTTAGGAGAGACGCTGCTGGAGGCGGAGGTGTCAGAGAATGTGGAGACTCCCGTCAACTGCTTCAGAAAACTGTTTG TGTGTGATGTCCTCCCTTTGGTCATAAACAACATGGACATGCGCTTGCCGGCCAGCCTGATGCAGAAATACAtgctgaaagcagctgaattcTATATTGGTTATGTTACCCGTGGACCCTCAGCTGATGTACAGATACAGGGTAAGG GCTCTCAAGAAGCTGGATCGCTGAAGTCACCCAGCATGTCCCGTGGCTCCCAGCGCTATGTGATTGACGGCCTGTCTGAAAAGTCTTCAGTGGTAGCAGAGCCTTGGGAGCGGCTGCTGGATATCCTCGCTGTGGTTGGAGCTCGCTGCGAGTGGCAGGGAGACAAGGGACAGAG gACTTATGTGGACATGCTGCTGAGGGTGAAGGAGTTGTGTCGCTACCTCCCTAGTCTGGAAGGGGAGACTCGGTCCCGCTGCTGCAGCCAAGTGGTCATCTGTGCGGCACTCGTCCTCTTCCGCAGCGCCTTTCTCTACGTCTCATCTGTACAGCCTGCACTGTTCCAAG CCGTGAATGCATTGAGTTCGGGGCCATGGATCCTTGTAGAGGATTTGAGTTCGGTGTATAATGATTTGGAGCTGGAGAGGGGAGCTGTGAAACATGCACACAAGAAACGCAAGCTGGCTGATGGAAGAGAGAAGACTATG AGCTCAGATGACGAGGACGGGTTGGGAAAAGGCCGCGGTCGACACATCATAGTAACCAAGGCTGAGATGCCCAGCTGGTCAGAGACTCTGGAGAGCTTCCGCACAGCGAGAGAGAGCTGGGATCTGCTTCACTCCCATGACGGCTTGGAAACTG AGTTCAAGAAGATCTGTGCCTCTTGGAAGACAGACAGCTGGTTATGGTTCAGAATATTCCTCACTGACATGATCATATATCAG GGACAGTACCGTAAGGCCCTCTCTAGCCTGCACCAGATGGCTGCAGTGCTGCAGCCTCAGCCAGGGCAGCAGAGCCCCTCGGGTCAGGTCAGTCTGGAGCAACACAGGGCCCTCATACAGCAGGCCTCCTGCCACTACGCACTGGGAGAGTACAgg TTGGCCTGTGAGAAGCTGCTCGATGTTGTGAGTGGGCTCAGTCCCCCAAACCAAGAACCATCAAAGACCCCAGAAGATCAGGGAAGACTCAAGGCCAAAATGAGGAAAG GCAATGACCTGCGATTGCTGCCCTGCACCAGCAAAGCTGTGTTACCTTTCGGCCTCCAGCTCATGCTCGCCTGCTTCAAG CTCCGCGCCTTCAATGACAATCGTGACGACCTGTCCCTCGGCCATGTGGTGGTGCTCCTGCAGCAGGACTGGCCACACGGGGAGATGCTGTTTTTAAAGGCAATGGATAAAATCTGTCAGCAAGGCGGTTTGCAGTATGAGAATTTCTTCAACTATGTCACCA ATATTGACATGCTGGAGGAGTTTGCATACCTGCGTACtccagagggaggaagaattcagctggagctgctgcccaATCAGGGAATGCTGATCAA ACACCACACGGTGACGCGGGGAATCACCAAAGGAGTGAAAGAGGATTTCCGTCTGGCCATGGAGAGGCAGGTGTCGCGTTGTGGGGAGAACCTCCTGAGCGTGCTTCACCGTTTCTGCATCAATGAAAAAATTATGATCATCCAGTCTCTTCCTTGA
- the ints10 gene encoding integrator complex subunit 10 isoform X2, giving the protein MSAQKDCEFLVRRAREVLSDDPCAAKAWLITARTLYPADFNIQYEMYSIERNAERTASAGRLLYDMFINFPDQPTVWREISVITAALRGDSQDKHAQFLRGLFETLPGRVQCEMLLKATEQCFNTLEKAEMLLLLLKRFPESVVQHGVNLGETLLEAEVSENVETPVNCFRKLFVCDVLPLVINNMDMRLPASLMQKYMLKAAEFYIGYVTRGPSADVQIQGSQEAGSLKSPSMSRGSQRYVIDGLSEKSSVVAEPWERLLDILAVVGARCEWQGDKGQRTYVDMLLRVKELCRYLPSLEGETRSRCCSQVVICAALVLFRSAFLYVSSVQPALFQAVNALSSGPWILVEDLSSVYNDLELERGAVKHAHKKRKLADGREKTMSSDDEDGLGKGRGRHIIVTKAEMPSWSETLESFRTARESWDLLHSHDGLETEFKKICASWKTDSWLWFRIFLTDMIIYQGQYRKALSSLHQMAAVLQPQPGQQSPSGQVSLEQHRALIQQASCHYALGEYRLACEKLLDVVSGLSPPNQEPSKTPEDQGRLKAKMRKGNDLRLLPCTSKAVLPFGLQLMLACFKLRAFNDNRDDLSLGHVVVLLQQDWPHGEMLFLKAMDKICQQGGLQYENFFNYVTNIDMLEEFAYLRTPEGGRIQLELLPNQGMLIKHHTVTRGITKGVKEDFRLAMERQVSRCGENLLSVLHRFCINEKIMIIQSLP; this is encoded by the exons ATGTCAGCGCAAAAAGACTGCGAGTTCCTGGTGAGAAGAGCCCGGGAGGTGCTGTCTGACGATCCGTGTGCGGCCAAAGCCTGGCTCATCACAGCCAGGACCCTGTACCCTGCAGACTTCAACATCCAG taTGAAATGTACAGCATTGAACGCAACGCAGAGAGGACCGCCTCTGCAGGGAGACTCCTGTATGACAT GTTCATCAACTTTCCCGATCAACCCACTGTGTGGCGGGAGATCAGTGTCATCACAGCTGCCCTACGCGGGGACTCTCAGGACAAGCATGCACAGTTTCTCCGAG GACTTTTTGAGACACTTCCCGGCCGTGTGCAGTGTGAAATGCTCCTGAAAGCCACCGAGCAGTGTTTCAACACGTTGGAGAAGGCCGaaatgctgctgcttcttctgaaACGCTTTCCTGAGTCTGTGGTCCAACACGGG GTCAATTTAGGAGAGACGCTGCTGGAGGCGGAGGTGTCAGAGAATGTGGAGACTCCCGTCAACTGCTTCAGAAAACTGTTTG TGTGTGATGTCCTCCCTTTGGTCATAAACAACATGGACATGCGCTTGCCGGCCAGCCTGATGCAGAAATACAtgctgaaagcagctgaattcTATATTGGTTATGTTACCCGTGGACCCTCAGCTGATGTACAGATACAGG GCTCTCAAGAAGCTGGATCGCTGAAGTCACCCAGCATGTCCCGTGGCTCCCAGCGCTATGTGATTGACGGCCTGTCTGAAAAGTCTTCAGTGGTAGCAGAGCCTTGGGAGCGGCTGCTGGATATCCTCGCTGTGGTTGGAGCTCGCTGCGAGTGGCAGGGAGACAAGGGACAGAG gACTTATGTGGACATGCTGCTGAGGGTGAAGGAGTTGTGTCGCTACCTCCCTAGTCTGGAAGGGGAGACTCGGTCCCGCTGCTGCAGCCAAGTGGTCATCTGTGCGGCACTCGTCCTCTTCCGCAGCGCCTTTCTCTACGTCTCATCTGTACAGCCTGCACTGTTCCAAG CCGTGAATGCATTGAGTTCGGGGCCATGGATCCTTGTAGAGGATTTGAGTTCGGTGTATAATGATTTGGAGCTGGAGAGGGGAGCTGTGAAACATGCACACAAGAAACGCAAGCTGGCTGATGGAAGAGAGAAGACTATG AGCTCAGATGACGAGGACGGGTTGGGAAAAGGCCGCGGTCGACACATCATAGTAACCAAGGCTGAGATGCCCAGCTGGTCAGAGACTCTGGAGAGCTTCCGCACAGCGAGAGAGAGCTGGGATCTGCTTCACTCCCATGACGGCTTGGAAACTG AGTTCAAGAAGATCTGTGCCTCTTGGAAGACAGACAGCTGGTTATGGTTCAGAATATTCCTCACTGACATGATCATATATCAG GGACAGTACCGTAAGGCCCTCTCTAGCCTGCACCAGATGGCTGCAGTGCTGCAGCCTCAGCCAGGGCAGCAGAGCCCCTCGGGTCAGGTCAGTCTGGAGCAACACAGGGCCCTCATACAGCAGGCCTCCTGCCACTACGCACTGGGAGAGTACAgg TTGGCCTGTGAGAAGCTGCTCGATGTTGTGAGTGGGCTCAGTCCCCCAAACCAAGAACCATCAAAGACCCCAGAAGATCAGGGAAGACTCAAGGCCAAAATGAGGAAAG GCAATGACCTGCGATTGCTGCCCTGCACCAGCAAAGCTGTGTTACCTTTCGGCCTCCAGCTCATGCTCGCCTGCTTCAAG CTCCGCGCCTTCAATGACAATCGTGACGACCTGTCCCTCGGCCATGTGGTGGTGCTCCTGCAGCAGGACTGGCCACACGGGGAGATGCTGTTTTTAAAGGCAATGGATAAAATCTGTCAGCAAGGCGGTTTGCAGTATGAGAATTTCTTCAACTATGTCACCA ATATTGACATGCTGGAGGAGTTTGCATACCTGCGTACtccagagggaggaagaattcagctggagctgctgcccaATCAGGGAATGCTGATCAA ACACCACACGGTGACGCGGGGAATCACCAAAGGAGTGAAAGAGGATTTCCGTCTGGCCATGGAGAGGCAGGTGTCGCGTTGTGGGGAGAACCTCCTGAGCGTGCTTCACCGTTTCTGCATCAATGAAAAAATTATGATCATCCAGTCTCTTCCTTGA
- the LOC133011551 gene encoding mitochondrial nicotinamide adenine dinucleotide transporter SLC25A51-like → MAVSTMDSESARTPQPQAALSKGGRSLLPPGALSATLGHQGKHYVCGSIAAFTNIMVTFPIQKVLFRQQLHGVLATEAVRQLQKDGLRNLYRGLLPPLLQKSTTVAIMFGLYEDFSRVLLDRAQSSGVPELATRSFAAALAGTAEALLTPFERVQTLLQDHRHHGRFNNTAHTFRTLLTEYGVRECYRGLVPILLRNSPSNVLFFGLRGPIKEQLPEATSRGGHLVIDFVCGGVLGSTLGIMFYPLNVVKSRAQSQVGGPFQSCRNVLLTVWRERGGSLAMLYRGAHLNYHRSILSWGIINATYELLLKLV, encoded by the coding sequence ATGGCTGTTAGCACCATGGACTCGGAGTCAGCCCGGACACCTCAGCCCCAGGCGGCCCTCTCTAAAGGAGGCCGCTCCCTGCTGCCTCCTGGGGCTCTGAGTGCTACGCTGGGCCACCAAGGGAAGCACTATGTCTGTGGCTCCATCGCAGCTTTTACCAACATCATGGTGACCTTCCCTATCCAGAAGGTGCTGTTCCGCCAGCAGCTGCACGGCGTGCTGGCCACGGAGGCAGTGCGGCAGCTCCAGAAGGATGGGCTGAGGAATCTTTACCGGGGCCTGCTGCCCCCACTGCTCCAGAAGAGCACCACGGTGGCCATCATGTTTGGCCTGTACGAGGACTTCTCTCGAGTCTTATTGGACCGGGCTCAAAGCAGCGGTGTGCCGGAGCTGGCCACACGGAGCTTTGCCGCAGCATTGGCAGGAACCGCGGAGGCCCTCCTGACGCCGTTTGAGCGTGTGCAGACTCTCCTGCAAGACCATCGGCACCACGGCCGCTTCAACAACACAGCCCACACCTTCCGGACGCTTCTTACTGAGTACGGTGTCAGAGAGTGCTACCGTGGCCTCGTGCCCATACTCCTCCGTAACAGCCCAAGCAATGTGCTCTTCTTTGGGCTCCGGGGGCCAATTAAAGAGCAGCTCCCAGAAGCCACTAGCCGAGGAGGTCACCTGGtgattgattttgtgtgtggAGGGGTGTTGGGGTCCACCCTGGGCATCATGTTCTATCCGTTAAATGTGGTGAAGTCCCGGGCCCAGTCTCAGGTTGGTGGACCCTTCCAGTCTTGCAGAAACGTGCTGCTGAcagtgtggagagagaggggtggtAGCCTGGCCATGCTCTACAGAGGGGCTCACCTCAATTACCACCGATCCATCCTCTCCTGGGGGATCATCAACGCCACCtatgagctgctgctgaagctcgTATGA